DNA sequence from the Poecilia reticulata strain Guanapo linkage group LG19, Guppy_female_1.0+MT, whole genome shotgun sequence genome:
TTAACAAATTAGCGCCGATGTTGGCTTTAATTGTGCTCTAATCACGCTTCATCCAGAGGATAATAGTACACTGGCACCAGCCATTGTCTCTGCAAAGCATCCTTCTTGGCATCACTTCCCTCATATTCTCAGATGACACTGAAGTGGTCTGAATGAGCGTGAGggaaatcaaaatcaaaagagGGTGAATCAAAAATGAGTAACGGGAATTAGTCTtctctgctaatgctaataatATTTCTTTGCAGCTATGTGGTTTGCTGCCTCGTGTTTTAATGTTCCTGTCAGTATGATTAACCTCTAACAGGATATAAGTAACGTTTTGTGGAGTTACATTTGTAGCCATTTGAGAAAAGAATTCAGTCAAGTGAGTTTTGAAGGAGACACTTAGAAAGtaaaaggacattttatttatatagcacattttcagcaaaaaagagtcaatgttttttgggggggtttttgtgacaaaatggatggattgagTTGCATCATcgctgttgttttccttcccaGACTCTTCACCGCAAATTCTTTTGACYTGATTGATGAAGATGCTTTTATGGGTTTGGCACATCTTGAATACctgtaagtattttttattccttcttGTGAGGCTGAAACTTAGTCATCTACTATTAATATACTACTATTAATAAAatgctgtactttttttgtacagcatcttacaaaattattcacatcccTGAACTTTTAAAGTCATTTGCTTTGAGGCTTCTGtgcattttaatgagattttaagtGGTAggcaaagtagtgcataattgtgaaatggaggGAACACGAAACATAATGTTAACACTTTAGCTtataaacaaatctgaaaagtgtggtttgCATATTGTGTGTCAACACACTTTCATTTAATACCGCTTTACTCTGACACCTGAAATaaaactcagtgtttttttaCTAAGTAATTAAAGTAGGAAATAGAGTCCACCTTTGAGTAATTCAAGTTTTATAGAAATCAAGCTGTTCTGTGGGGGCCGCAGGGATTAtttagagaacattaatgaacaaaaatcatcatgaagaccaagaaacacatcaaacaggtcagaattttaaaaaagcgtCGGACTATAAAgcaatatttaaacttttgaagcTCTGAGTGCTGTGTAGTTCATCATCTCCTGCAAGGAGACAATTAATCCAAGAACCAGCCATGAGGCAGATGGCATTTCTAGAGGAGCTACAGAAATTCATTGTTCAGGTGGGAAATCTATTGGCAGAAAATGCAATATGCCATCCAAATCTGGCCTTCGTGGAAGTATGGCACAAAGAAAACCATAGCTGGAATGTTGGCATAGGTGAGATgggcaaaagaaaagcaaacatgtaGAAGAAGGTGCTGTTTGGTCTCCTTAAATCCTGcctgtttttcacagattcattgaaaacaacagaattGCATCAATTTCTCCATTTGCTTTCCGGGGTCTCAAGACACTGCTACATTTGTAAGTATTTTACTACTATAGCATCTATATCTTGGTGTTTTCACCATGTTTTTCCATGATcccaaacttttcttttaacttcTGTTCATATTGCTATATTTTTCTCCCTTCTCACCAGCTGTTCTgattaatttcctttttcccaGAAATTAGTTGTCTTTACTGCCTGCTTCCATGGATTCTCTGTTTAATAAACTGCTCAAAAGCAGTTTTATAAGAGAAGTAGTACAGGGATAAATGTCACATATTCTGAAATACACAGAGCatcaatttctattttttgccaCTGCATCAGTTTGTCAGTATCTCAAATGCAAAGGTAGGAAGAACTGCTGCTGTCTGTGGTTGGCTCACAAGGTGACTGCCTGAGCATGTCAGCAGTATCAGGTAGCACAAGACCAGAGTCggatgttttcatttctatgATTTAGCTCTAAAACTTATAATTACACtgcatttaaagtttgtttttgatggtTTTATATGTTTATGTATCATAGCCACAGATGACAACATTGTTTCTACCAGCAATCAGAGAGGATTAAGTCAGCTAAAAGGATTAGCTATGTGCCTCTTCTCAGTCTGTGACCACACAGACTGAGAAGACAAGTTTTGACCTGCAGTGACCTGCAGGTCAAAACTAAATATAACTGTACTGTAACCCAAACCCTAACCATATGACCTACAATCTGTCCCTGACTCTCTGTTTACATTTGGAAATTATGCAGCAACAGTCAAAAATGCAGACACAGCAATCTTATTTATTAGGTTAGATGGCTATTGATTGCCTCTcctaaaagttaatttaagatCATTTAAGATAAAGAGGCATGGAATATGTATGGGTTACACTGAGTAATGTCTGTGACATTTGAAAACCAGTTTAATtaatagcattttaaaaaatgtatgattaAAAATTGTATGCtttcaagtacaaaaaaaaaactcttcagtcTGCAGGTTTtacaatacagtttttaataattatttcagtaagGAGACAGATGTTCACTgtaattaaattgtatttaaatgagAAGAAGCATGCTTTAACATAGCATAGATTACCATGCTACTCTTTTTCACACAATTTTGACCAATAACTGACATTATGAAtcctcagtttaaaaaaacagatttcatcaGTATTTTCAAGCCACAATACCTTCTTTATTTGGTCATACAAAGATAATGTAAGTGTTCTTAGTTTATCATATACATGTTTTTAAGTTCATATTAGCACACTTTACAAAATCATGTGTGTTGTTTATTAAAGATTGTATTATCCTAGTTTAAGACCTGCTAGATTAGTCAAATTTAACAGGATTTGGGGTTTTATCATGTCCTCATTTAAAGAGAAACTTGAGTGTATCTCATTTTTATCACAActgtttatggatttttttatttatttatttttttaatagagccATGATGTAAATTCTGCATCACGTGTGGGAATTTAAACTTCATCCCACACACTATACATTATCGAAGGGTCCAGGCAGTATTGGAATCCCAACCATTCTGCTTTAAACCCATCCGTTTTGAAAATGCATTCTTGttcaaatacaaaacacaaagtaaaatggTCTCTCTTGTGTGAACGACTAACTCTCGCATGAATAATGCAGCTTTcatctctttctgttttctgttttgccgATTTGGAGTTCAGCTCAGGTCTCAGCTCAGAGGTTCTGCATGGATGGCAAACAGTTTGGGTTGTGATACCTTTACTCTTGTTGGGTCCCATGTCTGGTCTGCAGATGAGCAGGGTTTGCTCCAGATGAATTAAAATACTTATATGATAACATGTGCAGAACGTGGTCCATTTATATCTCTCTTACCGGATGCTCTGTAAGTTACTactgtaaatatatattatttggCATATAAGATTCAAAACCCCATTTGAAGTATAGAAATCCACAGATAACGCTTGTAGTTTTACTCTGCTGCTtacaagtaataaaaaacacactgaaacatCTATTTGCCTAGTGTCTGTAGACATAAATGTCTCTGTGCCTTTTTGTTAATTAGGAGTCTGGCTTACAACAACCTGGAGACGCTGCCCAAAGATGTCTTTCGGGGCATGGACGCTTTGACTAAAGtgtgagtaaatatttttttttgttcttcatttattattacttttttagtAGAGTTTTATGAACCTCATAAACAAGCATATAACACACGTATAATGTATTTACTCTGCATCATCATAAATACAGGCTGTATTAGtgtattttaacacagacatgATTATAATGttgttgatttttacatttttcctaaCAAAAAACGTGACATATATTTCTCCTGATTGCAACATGGCAGTGTTTTTAACCCTTTTGCCTtgtagcagaaataaaaatcccacAGTGGGATTTTCAAGTGTAACAGCAGCATTGAGgcacacagaaataaataataataaaaaagagtaagcaacaaacaaacaacacttAGAGTAACATATAGTACATTGAGAAGACTATAacttaaacatacattttttacataacACATCAGACTATTTATAATATATGGAAACTAAAGATTGTGCAAGTAACAGCAAAAATGCTATAAATGGCAGAAGTGATGGTTGGAAGGATCTCCcataatgtttcttttgtgcACCTGAGAAAGTCCAGGGTTCAAACCTGAGCAAAGCTCTTCTTGCATagattttgaataatttttcctTTGCATGCATGAGGTCTCAGGAGTATTTAAGCACCAAACTCTGGATTCTTTGTACACCTCAAAAACCTGCATGTTAGCTTAACTGGGCACTCTaaattattttaggttttgCCCTGACTTGTATTTTGGAATGGTCTATGCTGTATGGCTCTTGGTTCACAGAGACAAGCACCAGCCCTTCCTCGACTCTGCATGGTTAAAGAAAATTGAAGGCTATAAACTGGGTGAAGGAGTTTCATTTTGCATATGTTTTGAAAATCAGGACAAGTAGAAGAATAAATATGTGTGGCCCAGaggagtaaaaaagaaaataatttgactCATGACTCACCTATTGTAATACGTCAGTTAAATCCGTCTCCCTCTTTGTTTCTCTCGAGGTCAAAATGGGTGTACAAGGGGAAGCTGATGGATAAAGCTGTTATAAAAACAGGCTTTTCTACTGttaaaggggaaaataaaatctcagaagTCTAGAGGACGGAAGAGAAAATAATGGGTTAGAATGCCAAAACTGTTTCAGCAAGCTGCTAtcaagtcaggaaaaaaaaaaaacaaccttggatcttgttttttttgcaatgtcaAAATCAACTAGAGTGATGTTAGTATGCATGGACTCAGTTTGAGCAGCCAAGGTTAATGGCTGTTCAGACGGAGTGTgtgaggaggagagagagcaCTCAGGGGATGGGACACTATCTGGCTCCAACCCAGCATACAACCCCAGAAAGCAGAGAGGGATGTAATTCAGCTTATTACAGCGGTACGGGGCTCAGCAGTAAAGAATAAACCCACACAAACAGGGGCTAAGCAGCActgataataaatgttttaaagtctcATATTAGTAATAATATCCCTGGATGATATCCACTTTTGCATGCAGGGATCTGCGAGGGAACAATCTGATTTGTGACTGCAAGCTCAAGTGGCTGGTGGAGTGGATACATCACACCAATGCCACTCTGGACCAGATCTACTGCAGCGGGCCACCCATCCACCAGGGGAAGAAGATCAATGACCTGCTGCCACATTCATTTGACTGCATCACCACAGGTATCCCCTTCTAACGTCTgtcacacaaacagcagctctaCAGGGCAACCATCCGCTTTCTTAACCGTCCAAATCAAGATGTCTGTCAGTGTCTGTGTGTTAATGATATGCAGTATGAATGTATCGATCTGAGATAAAGAACAAAGTGGAACTTCTGTGTCGTGCCTTTCAGAGTTTGCTTCCTATCAGCTGCTGAGGTTTGAGTCGATTTCAGTGGAAACCTTCACCTTTGGTAACGAGCAGTACGTCGTGTTTGCTCAGCCGTTTGCTGGCACATGCAACTTCCTGGAATGGGATCATGTGGAGATGACCTTTAGAACGTATGACGCAATTCAAAGTGAGTGTGAAAAGCAATTAAACATTGCAAACTTTGAAAGTTTTATATGGACAAGAGTCACACCAAGACAGAGGTTTAGAAACTGTAAAGTGACTGTATCGTCTCATTGCTGTTAGCAGCCAGGTCAGTTCAGAATGCGGCTTAGACAGTActacttattttaatttaagttcaggttactttttaaaatgttattattgtTGACAAAGGAACTTAGAATAATGTCAACCTATTAAAGGTGGAAAATGAATAAGATTTTACTCATAAACCATCtatatttacagattaaaatgagtttctTAATTGCACTTcaattttgttgttgctggGAGAGTCTGGGTGGGGATTTCACAGAAATTTAATGCAGTCTGTCACTTCAAAATACTATATATTATAGGTAAGCAGATCAAACTAAACAGACACacatgtttaatttgattattaaGTACTTTGACATGTGATGTTCCTTGGACAAAATAAGGATTTTATTAAAGAGAAATTCCAGCCTATCACCTGAAAACTGCCTGTAGATACAGTCACAGTGTTTTTGGACTGCTTTTCAGACAACAAAACTGTTAAAGTAGGAGGGTTAGAGAAACTCTTTTTGGATGCAATcgtaataaaatataattttatgagaaaacagaacaaaaaacagctaaatagAAGTAAAACGATGGCAACCCTTAGGTTGGCTAGCTGGTGAGCAATctccttaaaaacattttattttcaaaacatcaGTACTTGACTTTAGTTTACTGTAGCTTGTCATAGATTGAATGCTctcagtttttttattctaaatataGCAGTTTAGTTTCATTTACCTTCATTGTTTAGCTTAGCTAAGCTTTGTTTAGAAGAGCTTTAATGAGTTTAGATTTGCTCTTCTTAGTTCTTCAGTATCACAAAAATATTGTTCTCAGTTACACCAATTTGCAAGTTTCATTTCAAAGCAAGGTCTTTCATCACCAGTCAGTCATTGCCCTCAGCGGAATAACTGAATTTCTCTCTCTGAAGATGCACGAATGCAAACAATCTAATTAATGTTAATTGTGTAGCATGTGCTTCTTTTTATTGAGGCACTTCCACTGTTGTCTGCAAGCCAATGGTGATTGACAACCAGCTTTTCGTCATCGTGGCCCAGCTGTTTGGAGGCTCCCACATTTACAAACGTGACTCCTCTGCCAACAAGTTCATCAAGATCCAGGACATCGACATCCTGAGGATTCGCAAACCAAATGACATCGAGACATTTGTGATCGATGGAGAATCTTTCTTTGTCATCGCTGACAGCTCTAAGGTTGGgatggatttttaatttttttttttcgttttgctgctttttgctTACCACtacacaaattattattattttgtttaatggCAAACCATCAGAGATATTGGATTTGATTCGCAGCCATCGTACAGGTGTTGTTCAGCACTGTGAATGAATAATGCCAGTGCGTCTGCCAGCTCCTCCCCTGGAGTTCTTGTCTGCAATGTGTTGGCTTGTGTCTGCTCTTGCTGATTATTCTTGCATTGCCAAATGTTTGCATATGTTCACACATATGCTCAGGGACACTCAggaacacccacacacactacCTCATATTTCCAGTTGAAATTTCCAAAATGTATATCTTGACACACTAATTATAAATTGTTtaactattttcattttctcctctttttttgcaGGCTGGGTCTACAACTGTGTACAAATGGAATGGCATTGGTTTCTATTCCCACCAGTCACTCCACCCCTGGTACAGGGACACTGATGTTGAATACCTGGAAATCTCCAACAAGCCCCACTTGATTTTGTCCAGCAGCTCCCAGAGGCCAGTTGTGTACCAGTGGAACAGGAGCCAGAAGAAGTTTGACCGCAGGACAGATATACCAGACATGGAGGACGTGTTCTCCATCAAACACTTTCGGGTAAAAGGTGAGAACTAAAGCTTCTATATCTCAAGCTTTTTTATCCTTCTTATCcagtttttttatgtgtaaacaTACATTTCTAGCAATATTGAAGtattacaatttttaattaaaaaactacaaagaaaagCTAAGTACATAAAGAGaagcttttgattaaaaaaataaataaatggtcaTTCAAACCATCTTGGTAAGTGTAAAAAATATCACTGCCTCCTTATTAAATCACAAATAAACTGTAATTATCATTagctttttattcagttttagtCATAATCACCTGATCGTGATGTGCAGAATCAAGGAATTCATTAAATAACTCTTGTCTGACAAAGAGAGATATTTAAAGATTTGGGACTCCAGAAAACAACAGTAAGATATAACCGGTCATTAGGGTTGGAGGACgattgctattttttttctttttatttttttattttacaaatggcTAGGTtgttatagatttttttcccctttagaaatcatcatttgaaaacttctgTTTGTATTTACTCATATAKCCTTTCTTMAAATTTATTTGGTGAtctgaaagaaaatcaagaaatccaTATGTTTTTATAGCACTACATGTATGATGTAATTTATACTTTYGTTCCTCATCTTACAGCAGAggaaaggtttttattttcaaggtGGTTTTATGCCATCCCAATAAAAACAGCTCATACATCACTTCGATGAAACATTACTTTCATTTTGCCCTTGCCTGTGAGGCAGCTAAACTATTTGTGGTTCTTTGCTGAACTGCTGTTGCCACAAGCAGTGAATTATTTGGGATTTGGAATTACGTAAactgtttgtgtgtgcttttCTGTTCCCTATCCGCGTCAAACTCCCTAAAGTCTAAATTGAACAGCCCCTCGGATCTTTGTCCTTTTTAAAGGTGAACTGTTCATATGCTTGACAAGATACATCGGGGACTCCAGGGTGATGCGCTGGGACGGTGCCATGTTCAAAGAAGTGCAGACATTCCCCTCCCGTGGCTCCATGGTGTTCCAGCCTGTCTCCGTGGGCAAGTGGCAGTATGCCATCCTGGGCAGCGATTATTCACTGACACAGGTCTACCAATGGGACGCTAAGAGGGGGCAGTTTGTCCCATCTCAGGAGCTCAGCATTCAGGCACCACGGGGGTTTTCTGTGGTCTCTGTTGACAACCGGGTGTTCTTGCTCGCATCCAGCTTCAAGGGAAAAACTCAGATTTACGAGCACCTAATGATTGATTTGAGTGATTAAGATAATCAGTTGTTTGGGAAATCTTCCTGCTAAAATTCAATTTCCTGTGATGATGTAGAATCATGAGTCCAAATTTACATTCGTGTCCTGCCATAGGGTATACCTACCAGGTCCTAGAagcagcatatttaaaaaaaagaaagaaatagacTGTTACCTAATTGGGAATTACTTcctttttcaattaaaaatcaaGYCATAAATTTAccacttttattcattttaagtcACTGCTATATTGCAattatgtgttttacaaaaTCACAACATCTTTCTAATgttgactttctttttcttcaacaagTGTTGTGAAAGGTTTTGTAATTTTGGCTTTCCTCTCCAGTTTATCAAGCCAGTTCAGGGAAATATATTTACCAGTATAAATGGTACTGCTTGCTATTGGCAtgcaacaaaatgaaatcaaacacTTCAGTTTAAAGYGTCTTTGTAAGACACAATTGCTCATTCTTATCTGTTCTGAACTGATTAGGTGGTTATTTAAGGATGTAGCCCTCTAAATGTGGAACTTTAATTTGGCAGTATGATAATCCATCAAGTACTATTTTGATAGTTCGAAAGTATTTGGTGTTSAGWTTTTATGTCATAATGGAATGCAACAgcacaaattaaatattcatcagGAGAGCTGAGATATTCTTTAGGGTCAAAATGTCATGTGTATTTCTTTGTGTCACCTGAAGTATGTATACTGAGCCTATATTTATATTAAAGGCTTCCTCTGATTTTGAATCAAAGCCATTTAAAACCCAAACTGTGAACCAAGAGCCCTACAGACTTACTCATAATAGTCCAAATGGAGATCTTGAACAATCcaataatattaaacatattatttacagttttgcKACAGCTTCASTTATGTAGTTTCCAGTGTTATGCCATACACAATGCCATAGGTTAATAAAACACCCTTGCTKTGTCAGTTCCTTGGCAGTTGATCAACTTGCACTCCTTAATCCTCCCATTTACGCTTAGAAACTGTGATGACACATCCACTTGtgagaaactgagaaaaacaaaactatttccTGCATGTCTGATACATAAACTCATGGTTTTGGTTCCCCAATGAATAACACACCAGAAGCATCCCACTGTGTAACCGAGCCCTCTCTCTTTCACTGAACTCTTTTTCCCACCAGCAACAAAAACCATTGTTGTCTTTACTCTACAGCTCAATGCTAACCACTGTGACGCTCGTGCTCCCTGTGCTTTCACACTCTCCTCTTACTCTGACATTCAAAGGAAATAACAAATAACATCCCAGACATCAACTTGCCAAATATAGCATTGTGTGTTTACaatgtgtgtgtaatttataaTACTTTTGTAAGTAGAGAGGTCCAGAATCAGTGTTATTTTTGATAGCCAGTAGAATTAGGTGTTGCATAGAAAAAGGTCACCTTTTATTGTCATGTTGTTCTGCATAACAGTAGAGATTGTGTTAGTGTATcgcttcctcctccttttgcTCATTGTAATTTATATCTTGTCGTACTAAATTTCTAAATcagaaattatgtttatttgcCTGATTGTCAATGTCATTAATCAAATATTGTGGAAAAGATTCACATCAAGTCTTGTGTGGCAAATTTTGTTTCTCCATAATATTTTCCTTGtgctgagaaataaataaatacattctttGCAACACGTATCTGTATGATATTAGARCATGCAGAATTTTAACAATACTTCTACAGTATTAATTCAAATATGATTGTGACAGCTTATGACTTAAAACTAAGCTGAACAGAATTATGTTGTGTATTTAATGATGTCATTAACACGATATATTATTKtgtttgtgttttgtttcaattAAAGTTCYTAATTTTTYCTAGTCACATCTTAAATTGTGCACACCCTTTCCCTTCTCCATYGattcttttaaatgttgtatttgtttttgataaatgcTCTGAGAGCAATCATTTCTTCTGTATGTTGTGGATGCGGCTAAAGAATTAGGCTGTAATTACTACCATAAAACTGGCTCGGTGTGCTGTGTGTAGGGATTAGAAATCAAAACATCTTCCACTGCAAGCTCCTGCAGAGTTTTTAATGAGATCTGGCTTGGGAWATATGGATTTCAATTAGTTGGATTAAACCTGTCATCAAAAACAACTATGATGATTTCTGTTTACTTAAATGCAAACCCAAATGGCTCACATCCAAGAGCYGGAATCACCAacaaaaattgacaaaattgtATTTGATATAGCGTAAATTGAGTAAATTGCTGACTAATTAATTCAATCGGATATAAATACATTCTAATTAATTCAACTTAAATCATATTGGCCTTATAAAAGTGTAGATTTTACATTATAAacttacaaacaaaaaataaggaATTACAAGTATCCGTGCATATCCTTTATCTAATTTTGATATCTGATTGTCTAACTGATACTCAGCTTTCTTTTTAATATGGGGATTGTAagctcttttctgttttagggACACgttgtgaaacaaaaaacagctgagtCGCATgatagaaaataacatttgcaGCTTTTCGTGACGAGCatataaataagaatatttttttttcagtattgaCAAGCCAGTGATTTTGATATAGACTGATACATAAAGCTAGTTTCAGCTACATTATTTAaacgttttattaaaaaaaagaataattaggACTATAATTTAGGTCAAAAACTGATTTACATATTTGGATTTGGTGCCAGTTAGGTTCATGAATCTTACATTAATATGCTCCAGATGAATTTTTGTGTTCTAAAATGTATGACTATTGAGATGTAGTGGTCTCacatctccatgacaaccagtGAAAACGGGCGTGAAGAGTTAGGTAATGTTCCAGGTTCCCAGCAGGGCTGTCTCGGGTTCACTTGTGCCCCCCTGTGGGTAAAGCAAACACCGCATGAGAGCTTGTATAGTGACACCAAGGTTAGTGATTAACCTTGCCTTCCCAGTCTctcaggacacacacacacacacacacagagacgtCGGACAGCGCTGTCACTGAGGCATGCTGCCGCTCGGCCGTCACATCCTACAAccgccaccaccaccaccaccatgggCGAGTGCAATAACTGCACGCGGGAACGGGCTTTAACCGGGGAGGACGACGTGACTATGGCGCTCCACAAAGTTGTTAGCCATgacaaccagaaccagttctACACCCACCAAGAAGAAGACGAGCATGGCGATGACGAGCAGACAGATGAAGCAGTTCATCTACGAACTAACTATCTTAAGGATGAAGATGTTGAAGAGAAGC
Encoded proteins:
- the lgi1b gene encoding leucine-rich glioma-inactivated protein 1b; this translates as MGRPGRGWRGGWTVLIWLAAVCLVLTDGRRSRQPRCPVGCTCTKDNALCENVRSVPHTFPSDVVSLSFVKSGFNEISGASFVHTPNLQLLLFTANSFDLIDEDAFMGLAHLEYLFIENNRIASISPFAFRGLKTLLHLSLAYNNLETLPKDVFRGMDALTKVDLRGNNLICDCKLKWLVEWIHHTNATLDQIYCSGPPIHQGKKINDLLPHSFDCITTEFASYQLLRFESISVETFTFGNEQYVVFAQPFAGTCNFLEWDHVEMTFRTYDAIQSTSTVVCKPMVIDNQLFVIVAQLFGGSHIYKRDSSANKFIKIQDIDILRIRKPNDIETFVIDGESFFVIADSSKAGSTTVYKWNGIGFYSHQSLHPWYRDTDVEYLEISNKPHLILSSSSQRPVVYQWNRSQKKFDRRTDIPDMEDVFSIKHFRVKGELFICLTRYIGDSRVMRWDGAMFKEVQTFPSRGSMVFQPVSVGKWQYAILGSDYSLTQVYQWDAKRGQFVPSQELSIQAPRGFSVVSVDNRVFLLASSFKGKTQIYEHLMIDLSD